A region of Moorena producens PAL-8-15-08-1 DNA encodes the following proteins:
- a CDS encoding transposase-like zinc-binding domain-containing protein: MECPKCHSNKTHKYGHQRGKQRYKCNECGRQFIEVKTERGYDEKTKLLCLKAMQSLMGFTP, translated from the coding sequence ATGGAATGCCCTAAATGTCATAGCAATAAAACTCATAAATATGGTCATCAAAGAGGAAAACAAAGATATAAATGCAACGAATGTGGACGACAATTTATAGAGGTTAAAACTGAGCGTGGTTACGATGAAAAAACTAAATTGCTCTGCCTAAAAGCGATGCAGTCGCTCATGGGGTTTACTCCATGA
- a CDS encoding S8 family serine peptidase, producing MIEEKIHIGLIDTGVDPEYMGLFREIEAFQDIDESGNLTEKTCYDKANHGTYTAALLTKTWPTNSKELSNLPEVSIRLHVCAAITKQNVVSNLLHALEWMLSQPIQILVLPLGIVEQSPIFESHLQLFIDQGVLPIVAVGNDGAGRSRSPGYYPSVLSIGACSWTGEIPAFSGSAHLPGLQQCIKPDLVAPGVKIPFQKNGKQVLMDGTSMACAIAARYAAWLWQQNPECSSNEIKQGLIQSSHPLKSDQKHRCRFGYLNPEKAQSSLRLEEVKTSNNEIEQEKGISKSPSWIDPKLKQQGSENSQKIIILIMLYQGNTIDSVLEKISFKLIKSFPATPIFLIEAPRISVEFILKNPSIRVAQSPYTSLISLSHS from the coding sequence ATGATCGAAGAAAAAATCCACATTGGGCTGATCGATACAGGAGTCGATCCTGAATATATGGGATTGTTCAGAGAGATTGAAGCCTTTCAAGACATCGATGAATCTGGGAATTTGACTGAGAAGACGTGTTATGACAAAGCCAATCACGGAACTTACACGGCAGCGTTATTAACCAAAACATGGCCCACGAATTCAAAAGAATTGAGCAACTTACCTGAAGTTTCGATACGTTTGCATGTTTGCGCAGCTATCACAAAGCAAAATGTAGTATCGAATCTGCTTCATGCTTTGGAGTGGATGTTATCTCAACCCATTCAGATTTTAGTACTTCCCCTTGGAATTGTAGAACAGTCCCCTATTTTTGAATCCCACCTACAACTTTTTATCGATCAAGGAGTATTGCCCATTGTAGCAGTAGGAAACGATGGAGCGGGTCGAAGCCGCTCACCTGGCTATTATCCATCTGTCTTGTCAATCGGGGCGTGCTCGTGGACCGGAGAAATCCCCGCATTTTCAGGAAGTGCCCATCTGCCAGGCTTACAACAATGCATCAAACCAGACCTTGTAGCACCCGGTGTGAAGATTCCTTTTCAAAAAAACGGGAAACAGGTTTTGATGGATGGCACATCAATGGCTTGCGCTATTGCTGCCCGATATGCGGCTTGGCTTTGGCAACAAAATCCAGAATGCTCATCAAATGAAATCAAACAGGGATTGATCCAAAGTAGCCATCCCCTCAAATCAGATCAAAAGCACAGGTGTAGATTTGGATATCTGAATCCCGAGAAAGCACAATCATCATTACGTCTCGAAGAGGTAAAAACATCTAACAACGAGATTGAGCAGGAGAAGGGAATCTCGAAAAGTCCTTCTTGGATTGACCCCAAATTGAAACAGCAAGGCAGTGAAAACTCCCAAAAAATTATTATTTTAATTATGTTATATCAGGGAAATACCATTGATTCTGTTCTTGAGAAGATTTCATTTAAGTTAATCAAATCGTTCCCAGCTACACCAATCTTTTTGATTGAAGCACCAAGAATTTCTGTTGAGTTTATCCTCAAAAATCCATCCATTCGCGTTGCTCAATCTCCCTATACTTCTTTAATCAGTTTATCTCATTCATAA
- a CDS encoding LamG-like jellyroll fold domain-containing protein produces MVSEDEEGMNMSKAIFINHRSTKLDLYENDTLRHEIQAGEIYTHTPVSSTNLIVKEGSTNVGSLDASRENQVLHLKSGGATQPQSLYFNGSDTLVKTALAEPVEGITHELWFKTHQADGGLFMCTSENRGGHDRHIYLKNGNVFARVWKPFEDEIIHSKNLTLNDGKWHHVAHTIGSRGQFIYIDGVKVAQGNKQRSAFDWQDTIFVGKSYDATRDNFNGYIREVRLWGIERSQAEIQEDMHKNLLHPQTGLLCSWPMNEETGANVIDYSGNNQNGTIQGTLSRQTLSYSMKFINRSQFDVKAYSISGSTLTHAFDLQAGNYYELQEVNSDYIFKTGAGEQEQIVDVYFSSSFDKEFIIGNTLAGIVNYLDMPLDLYRKIGDQEQFVQTLGPKEQSLLENVNRTPWLCKAKELQPDRYFPKGITVYGMDATMLEKTVEIRNTDLEAYIASNPEGWGEAREITIVNNSGLDITATLVNLEGKDATPFTIQKNESKKAYTKVGALFYIKEYFCEDLIDSFVVTYTNRTYEIKAPSYTGTPSSKIQFVNETSLEVEVYIVGENEPISPFLGKNQSVTYNCFPGQLFIAKDRNSNVVLKAIRGSYLPKINRVRTRDLKSKTSSLAVQFNLTNHFGFPIEVYWVDFAGKPQFYRHLEDGQNFQQSTFATHAWIFLKRDTQEEVGCLIASETLEQFYSLQLKSPEAHPIKTSDLRSEGTGAAINLTVINQIGFPIDVYWADFQGGLHLYAKLSHNQSSNRPTFDKHTWVFFKRGTQEAVGVYTATQSPQQTYTLKMVSVKLVNPTRDTLLVSQVSTDGSWLEKGTLGPYHPLELHNIPDLSYLVVRSNSQPTYVIDTIQVMNKSGLLDANGFFVHKVRTAHLRSVGNGSPLNNITFANNSGQAAKLYSIDRDGNWDFKDEIPNNGNVNYRNDNINALFFDGTSTHVNIPLNEPETGITHEFWFKTWNPNGGLMCASEGSLHGAYDRDLFLKGGNIFARLYTEETISSESVGLSLHDNQWHHVAHVIGHDGQQLYVDGKLVAKGNKGNSDFNWQTHLTLGHSPLSNPGFFQGYLYKVRVWQKPLVASEINTLIYEGALGSIYNGYWGADIGLIGEWYLDDGSGTTAQDTADNASKHHGTIYGANWHSVARFLEQSPIHSNYRYVAISKPITPALRFNGINTSLLVEYNEPETEITHELWFRTSKPNGGLLMCRQNNSHDRNLYLRDGNIFVRVWNDETIGSTGLYLNDNQWHHVAHTLGSGGQFLYIDGVKVASGSKQSSNFTWQTHISIGESWDSPQYFFEGNIAQVRFWDRVLSQQEIQEKMTKHLSALEPGLKRYWPMNDDSNQIKEVMGSTPLTLPSQFTAWDLTDNLPLSKKYEVLQEWTPMKASLDGTTVRINRTSGTAKDSGYAPNAGEFVVYQENNFGGQGTLVTGNVSDASFLGTIRSMKVGPETEVSFFSSKHFNGEETTYHFDQETLSSTIQSLHLEHVVSEKVVGISSKSSLTEEYLYFDANGAVCTPDTPNSQLQKCHAYQTIITVPPTAKKVEVLSLNPGEEVKLIVDHEVYTVDYVSPKYFSPNALSKIVISELLLDKNGNYVRDNEHQELTTPGLRVRTNQMPKNEYIHVFPDSDMYKTTANLKDGHLYESAQAGKLGNNANQLSKESCGHIQKALQNLGKTAHHTYEKTRHGVRVHRVAKPHSMEHPHWELAFDDSNGGHRYKSLNKAESEAVQGQSSTEIVLGGVSQNFFKSIGHFFSDRGKDIAHVTKIAVHTVEKVGEDTIDTVEHVGKDVVNTTKHVANDLVHGHVGGALEDLGKGTVSIVSDVKDGVEKGAVDLIDGGIQLANAIEEDVEKVIKMTIHFADEAFHIIVEDLKIIGEAIGHILKRIGAAIKEFIEFLAFLFDWDDILHTQNVLNSAFTATMDNLADSSKSVLSPLKNEMDKMFTDVKTNVDSTIEYAKKKYGIDDSTLNSRGHDHQHEGALQKLEWLLSRIIGGNHSETQAPNTSAHHLGGTHQSFLEEIAEDVEREVFSTIERAVRQVEGLLQEAIHQPNKLPQIAITFALDLVEDIIDPAIDILKKVGDHTFEHAGSLSTLIKNAAIEEINLPFIKDLFSLIDGGKKLTILNIYTLLSAIPATIIYKVIEGDAPFKGIDNISLASVAEKKVWAVLYGVFQIIDGLFSAFLDVILSPAGFVINESTGRPLLISDLIGGEVVYTRMELTPTGPMVILNILSTLNNIMKQISGFPGGYPGAAGTDAFPDERPYKRLSIGIWAYQWLANLLDIISLVIDSKHYRVKYNSLGSLSLGWTIGYEVLHLILFSVYDGLQRGEKDAEPAEKQIANIVDPFKGIISSGLMLTKSKSPWVIGGIVVSDVALQTLYAGLQWGYVPKIK; encoded by the coding sequence ATGGTATCAGAAGATGAGGAAGGAATGAATATGTCAAAAGCAATTTTTATTAATCATCGAAGTACAAAATTAGATCTATACGAAAATGATACATTGCGTCACGAAATTCAAGCAGGAGAAATCTACACTCATACTCCAGTATCCAGCACTAACCTGATTGTAAAAGAAGGGAGTACCAATGTAGGAAGTCTTGATGCAAGCCGTGAAAATCAAGTCCTTCATCTTAAAAGTGGAGGGGCAACTCAACCTCAAAGCCTATACTTCAATGGTTCAGATACTCTAGTCAAAACAGCTTTAGCAGAGCCTGTGGAAGGAATCACACATGAACTTTGGTTTAAAACCCACCAAGCTGATGGGGGATTGTTCATGTGTACTTCCGAAAATCGAGGGGGACATGACCGTCATATTTATTTAAAAAATGGTAATGTCTTTGCCCGAGTTTGGAAGCCTTTTGAGGATGAAATTATTCATAGCAAAAACCTAACACTCAATGATGGCAAGTGGCATCATGTAGCTCATACCATTGGTTCGCGAGGACAATTTATTTATATCGATGGAGTAAAAGTAGCCCAAGGAAACAAACAGCGATCAGCATTTGACTGGCAGGATACCATTTTCGTAGGAAAATCCTATGATGCAACAAGAGATAATTTTAATGGATACATTAGAGAAGTGCGCCTTTGGGGAATTGAACGAAGTCAAGCGGAAATTCAAGAGGACATGCACAAAAACCTACTCCATCCACAGACAGGATTGCTCTGCTCATGGCCAATGAATGAAGAAACAGGGGCAAATGTAATTGACTATAGCGGTAACAATCAAAATGGAACCATTCAGGGAACCTTGAGTAGACAAACTTTAAGCTATTCCATGAAATTCATCAATCGTTCTCAGTTTGATGTAAAAGCCTATTCCATTAGTGGTTCTACTTTAACCCATGCCTTTGATCTACAAGCTGGTAATTATTATGAACTGCAAGAGGTCAATAGCGATTACATTTTTAAAACGGGAGCAGGAGAACAAGAACAAATTGTTGATGTTTATTTCTCCTCAAGTTTTGATAAGGAATTCATTATTGGGAACACGCTAGCAGGAATTGTGAATTATCTTGATATGCCCTTAGATCTTTACCGAAAAATTGGCGATCAAGAGCAATTCGTCCAAACCTTGGGGCCAAAAGAACAGAGTTTATTAGAAAATGTCAACAGAACTCCTTGGCTGTGTAAAGCGAAAGAACTCCAACCAGATCGGTATTTCCCGAAAGGAATTACCGTTTATGGGATGGATGCTACGATGCTAGAAAAAACAGTCGAGATTAGAAATACAGATCTCGAAGCTTACATCGCCAGCAATCCAGAAGGATGGGGAGAAGCAAGAGAAATTACAATCGTCAACAATTCTGGTTTAGACATTACAGCAACTTTGGTGAATTTAGAAGGAAAAGACGCAACTCCTTTTACCATTCAGAAAAATGAGTCCAAAAAAGCTTATACCAAAGTGGGAGCACTCTTTTACATCAAGGAATACTTCTGTGAAGATTTGATCGATTCTTTTGTCGTCACTTACACGAACAGAACCTATGAAATTAAAGCTCCCTCTTATACAGGAACTCCTTCAAGTAAAATCCAGTTTGTGAATGAAACTAGTCTTGAAGTGGAAGTGTATATAGTCGGTGAAAATGAGCCGATATCTCCCTTTTTAGGAAAAAATCAATCGGTTACCTATAATTGTTTTCCTGGACAGCTCTTTATCGCTAAAGATCGAAATTCAAATGTCGTGTTAAAGGCAATTAGAGGGAGTTATCTTCCCAAAATTAATCGGGTGAGAACTCGTGATTTAAAATCAAAAACAAGTAGTCTTGCAGTTCAATTTAATCTCACCAATCACTTCGGTTTTCCTATTGAGGTTTACTGGGTTGATTTTGCGGGAAAACCACAATTTTACAGACATTTAGAAGATGGACAAAATTTTCAACAAAGTACCTTCGCAACTCATGCTTGGATCTTTTTAAAACGAGATACACAGGAAGAGGTAGGTTGTTTGATTGCCAGTGAAACTCTTGAGCAATTTTATAGCCTTCAATTAAAATCCCCAGAAGCCCACCCAATCAAAACAAGCGATCTAAGATCAGAAGGAACCGGCGCAGCAATCAATCTTACTGTGATCAATCAAATTGGCTTCCCTATTGATGTTTATTGGGCAGATTTTCAAGGGGGATTGCATTTGTATGCCAAGCTTTCCCATAATCAGAGTTCTAACAGACCAACCTTTGATAAACATACTTGGGTATTCTTTAAACGGGGTACCCAAGAAGCAGTGGGAGTATACACTGCAACTCAATCTCCCCAACAAACCTATACCCTCAAAATGGTGTCGGTTAAATTGGTCAATCCAACTCGTGATACCTTGTTGGTATCTCAGGTTAGCACAGATGGCAGTTGGCTTGAAAAAGGAACACTGGGGCCTTACCATCCCCTAGAACTACATAACATTCCTGATTTGTCTTATCTTGTTGTAAGGAGTAACTCCCAACCGACTTATGTCATCGATACGATTCAAGTAATGAACAAGTCTGGCCTTTTGGATGCAAATGGTTTCTTTGTCCATAAGGTAAGAACAGCGCATTTGCGCAGTGTGGGGAATGGTTCGCCGTTGAATAACATTACCTTTGCGAACAACTCAGGACAGGCAGCCAAACTCTATTCTATTGATCGAGATGGGAATTGGGATTTCAAAGACGAAATTCCTAACAATGGAAATGTTAATTATAGAAACGACAACATCAACGCCTTGTTTTTTGATGGTACCAGTACTCATGTCAATATTCCTTTGAACGAGCCAGAAACAGGAATTACCCACGAATTTTGGTTTAAAACCTGGAATCCAAACGGAGGTTTAATGTGCGCTTCAGAGGGGAGCTTGCATGGAGCCTATGATCGAGATCTATTCCTCAAGGGTGGAAATATCTTTGCCCGTCTTTATACAGAGGAAACCATTAGCAGCGAATCCGTAGGGCTTTCTCTTCATGATAATCAATGGCATCATGTGGCTCATGTCATTGGGCATGATGGCCAACAATTATATGTAGATGGCAAATTGGTGGCTAAAGGGAACAAGGGGAATTCAGACTTTAACTGGCAAACTCATTTAACCTTAGGACATTCTCCACTTTCTAATCCTGGATTTTTTCAGGGATATCTCTATAAAGTCAGAGTCTGGCAAAAACCTTTGGTTGCTTCAGAAATCAATACGTTAATTTATGAAGGAGCTTTAGGTTCAATCTACAATGGATATTGGGGAGCGGATATCGGTTTGATCGGGGAATGGTATCTTGATGATGGCTCTGGAACCACTGCCCAAGATACAGCAGACAATGCTTCTAAACATCACGGAACCATTTATGGAGCAAATTGGCACAGTGTTGCTCGCTTTTTGGAGCAATCCCCCATCCATTCTAACTATCGTTATGTAGCCATTAGCAAACCTATCACTCCAGCGCTTCGTTTCAATGGAATCAATACCAGTTTGCTCGTTGAGTACAATGAGCCAGAGACAGAAATTACCCATGAACTCTGGTTCAGAACAAGTAAGCCCAATGGAGGATTGCTCATGTGTCGCCAAAATAACAGCCATGATCGAAACCTTTACCTCAGGGATGGAAATATTTTTGTTCGTGTGTGGAATGATGAAACCATTGGAAGCACAGGGTTGTACCTCAATGATAACCAGTGGCACCATGTAGCCCATACCCTTGGTTCTGGAGGACAATTCCTCTATATCGATGGCGTAAAAGTAGCTTCGGGAAGTAAGCAAAGTTCTAATTTTACTTGGCAAACCCATATTTCTATTGGTGAATCTTGGGATTCACCGCAATATTTCTTTGAAGGAAATATTGCCCAAGTCCGTTTCTGGGATCGAGTGCTTTCTCAACAAGAAATTCAAGAAAAAATGACAAAGCACCTTTCTGCCTTAGAACCTGGGTTGAAACGTTACTGGCCCATGAATGATGACAGCAATCAGATTAAAGAGGTGATGGGGTCAACTCCGCTTACCTTGCCCAGTCAGTTTACAGCTTGGGATTTAACAGACAACTTACCTTTGTCTAAAAAATATGAAGTGCTTCAAGAGTGGACTCCCATGAAAGCTAGCTTAGATGGGACAACAGTAAGAATCAATCGAACTTCAGGAACAGCAAAAGATAGTGGATACGCTCCGAATGCGGGGGAATTTGTTGTTTACCAAGAAAATAATTTTGGGGGACAGGGGACTCTGGTCACAGGCAATGTAAGCGATGCGTCTTTCTTGGGCACGATCCGATCTATGAAAGTGGGACCAGAAACGGAAGTGAGTTTTTTCAGTTCCAAACATTTTAATGGTGAGGAAACAACATACCACTTTGACCAAGAAACTTTGTCTAGTACCATTCAATCTTTGCACTTAGAGCATGTTGTCTCAGAAAAAGTGGTGGGAATTTCTAGCAAATCTTCCCTAACTGAAGAATACCTTTATTTTGATGCAAATGGTGCGGTATGCACTCCTGACACTCCAAATAGCCAATTGCAAAAGTGCCATGCATACCAGACAATTATCACGGTTCCTCCTACAGCGAAAAAAGTAGAAGTTCTATCTTTAAACCCTGGAGAGGAAGTCAAATTAATCGTGGATCATGAGGTATACACTGTGGACTATGTAAGTCCAAAGTATTTTTCTCCCAATGCCCTTTCCAAGATTGTGATTTCTGAACTCTTGCTCGATAAAAATGGAAATTATGTACGTGACAATGAGCACCAAGAACTAACCACGCCGGGGTTACGTGTTCGCACGAATCAGATGCCCAAGAATGAATACATCCATGTTTTTCCTGATTCGGATATGTACAAAACCACAGCCAACTTAAAGGATGGTCACCTTTACGAATCGGCTCAGGCAGGTAAACTTGGAAATAACGCAAATCAATTGTCCAAGGAGAGTTGTGGCCATATCCAAAAGGCCTTACAAAATTTAGGGAAGACAGCTCATCACACCTATGAGAAAACTAGGCATGGAGTTCGGGTGCATAGAGTAGCCAAACCCCATAGCATGGAGCATCCCCACTGGGAACTTGCTTTTGATGATAGCAATGGTGGACATCGATATAAATCCCTAAATAAAGCAGAGTCAGAGGCTGTACAAGGACAATCAAGCACAGAGATTGTGTTAGGTGGAGTCTCTCAAAATTTCTTTAAGAGTATCGGACACTTCTTTAGTGATCGAGGTAAAGACATTGCTCACGTTACTAAAATTGCAGTGCATACCGTAGAAAAAGTGGGAGAAGATACCATTGATACCGTTGAGCATGTAGGGAAAGATGTTGTAAATACGACAAAGCACGTAGCCAATGATCTAGTTCATGGCCATGTTGGTGGAGCCTTAGAAGACCTAGGGAAAGGCACAGTAAGCATTGTGTCTGATGTGAAAGATGGAGTAGAAAAGGGAGCTGTGGACCTCATTGATGGAGGAATCCAACTAGCTAACGCGATTGAAGAAGATGTGGAAAAAGTCATCAAAATGACAATCCACTTTGCCGATGAAGCTTTCCACATTATCGTAGAAGACTTGAAAATTATTGGAGAGGCGATTGGACACATTTTAAAACGCATCGGTGCTGCGATTAAAGAATTTATTGAATTCTTAGCATTCTTGTTTGATTGGGATGATATTTTGCATACGCAAAATGTTTTGAACAGTGCATTTACTGCAACAATGGATAATTTAGCCGATTCCTCCAAAAGTGTTTTGAGCCCTCTAAAAAACGAAATGGATAAAATGTTTACTGATGTCAAGACAAACGTTGATTCCACCATTGAATATGCTAAGAAAAAATATGGTATCGATGATAGCACTTTGAATTCTCGTGGGCATGATCATCAGCATGAGGGAGCTTTACAAAAATTAGAGTGGTTATTATCTCGAATCATAGGAGGAAATCATAGTGAAACACAGGCTCCTAACACCTCTGCTCATCATCTTGGAGGAACTCATCAGAGTTTTTTAGAGGAAATTGCGGAGGATGTTGAACGCGAGGTCTTCTCTACCATAGAAAGAGCAGTAAGACAGGTTGAAGGCTTGCTGCAAGAGGCAATTCACCAGCCTAATAAGCTGCCACAAATTGCGATTACATTTGCCCTAGATTTAGTGGAAGACATTATAGATCCTGCTATTGATATTTTAAAGAAAGTTGGAGATCATACATTTGAACATGCAGGGAGTTTAAGCACATTAATTAAAAATGCAGCCATAGAAGAGATCAATCTTCCTTTTATTAAGGATTTATTTTCATTAATCGATGGAGGAAAAAAGCTGACAATTTTAAATATTTATACTTTGTTATCCGCAATTCCAGCTACTATTATTTATAAAGTAATAGAAGGAGATGCCCCATTTAAAGGGATCGATAATATATCACTCGCTAGTGTTGCAGAGAAAAAAGTTTGGGCTGTTTTATATGGGGTATTTCAAATTATCGATGGATTGTTTTCGGCATTTCTTGATGTTATATTATCCCCTGCTGGTTTTGTGATTAATGAGTCTACTGGCCGCCCCCTTCTAATTTCTGATTTGATTGGTGGTGAAGTGGTTTATACACGTATGGAATTAACTCCTACTGGCCCTATGGTAATTCTCAATATCTTATCAACCCTAAACAACATCATGAAACAAATCTCTGGATTTCCAGGGGGATATCCAGGAGCAGCAGGAACTGATGCTTTTCCTGATGAAAGACCTTATAAGAGATTGTCGATAGGAATTTGGGCATATCAGTGGCTTGCTAATCTTTTGGATATTATTTCGTTAGTCATCGATTCTAAACATTATCGTGTGAAATATAACTCTTTGGGTTCACTTTCCTTAGGATGGACTATTGGCTATGAGGTTCTTCACCTTATCTTATTTTCTGTTTATGATGGTTTACAAAGGGGCGAAAAGGACGCTGAACCAGCAGAAAAACAAATCGCAAATATAGTTGACCCGTTTAAAGGGATCATTTCATCAGGGCTTATGCTAACTAAAAGTAAATCACCATGGGTAATAGGAGGAATTGTAGTTTCAGATGTTGCTTTGCAAACTCTCTATGCTGGTTTGCAGTGGGGGTATGTTCCTAAAATTAAATAA
- a CDS encoding DUF433 domain-containing protein, whose amino-acid sequence MTLAIALEPAPIEADAHGVVRIAKTRVTLDTVVTAFLEGCTPEEIPEQYPSLQLPDIYLVIGYYLRHQDEVHTYLVERQRQRDAIQQEAEQRFHPMGIRDR is encoded by the coding sequence ATGACTCTAGCAATTGCCCTTGAACCCGCACCTATAGAGGCAGATGCCCATGGTGTTGTACGAATTGCCAAAACTCGCGTCACCCTAGACACTGTTGTGACTGCTTTTCTTGAGGGATGCACACCAGAGGAAATCCCAGAGCAATATCCATCGCTACAACTACCAGATATCTACTTGGTTATCGGTTACTACCTCAGACATCAAGATGAGGTTCATACCTATCTGGTAGAACGTCAACGTCAGAGAGATGCAATTCAGCAGGAGGCTGAACAACGCTTTCATCCAATGGGAATACGCGATCGCTGA
- a CDS encoding Uma2 family endonuclease yields MKVATTAVETNPIVLRMPPAWAMDDDQFFEFCQINRDLRIERTLDGKIIVMPPTGGETSQKNSNINFQLQLWNRQTKLGKVFDSSGGFKLPNGAESSPDASWVKKDRWEALTPQQRKKFIPLCPDFVIELRSPSDRVKSLKEKMEEYRSNGALLGWLIDPNSRQVYIYRPGVEVEQLDNPATVKGDESVLPGFVMVMEEVWEG; encoded by the coding sequence ATGAAAGTAGCCACCACAGCTGTTGAAACCAATCCCATTGTGTTGAGGATGCCCCCGGCATGGGCTATGGATGATGATCAATTTTTTGAGTTTTGTCAGATTAATCGAGATTTACGAATTGAGCGCACATTAGACGGAAAAATAATTGTTATGCCCCCCACAGGAGGTGAAACATCTCAAAAAAATTCCAACATTAATTTTCAGCTACAGTTGTGGAATCGCCAAACAAAGCTAGGCAAGGTATTTGATTCTTCTGGTGGCTTTAAGCTGCCCAATGGTGCAGAAAGTTCCCCTGATGCTTCTTGGGTCAAAAAAGACAGGTGGGAAGCCCTAACGCCTCAACAAAGGAAAAAGTTTATTCCTCTGTGCCCAGATTTTGTGATTGAGTTGCGCTCTCCCAGTGATAGGGTGAAGAGTCTTAAGGAAAAGATGGAAGAGTACAGGTCAAATGGCGCTCTGTTGGGGTGGTTGATTGATCCAAATAGTCGTCAAGTATATATTTACCGTCCTGGGGTAGAAGTGGAGCAGTTGGACAATCCAGCTACGGTGAAGGGGGATGAATCAGTCCTGCCTGGTTTTGTCATGGTCATGGAAGAAGTTTGGGAAGGGTGA